One window of the Salvia miltiorrhiza cultivar Shanhuang (shh) chromosome 6, IMPLAD_Smil_shh, whole genome shotgun sequence genome contains the following:
- the LOC130990973 gene encoding transcription factor UPBEAT1, with protein MGSKPRIPAPTAVGRLKRRLSNSSRRLRKRQLCPRSSTHIGGAAAAAAASSVSGKLAALRNLIPSAIADTKPDQLFRETADYIVLLETQVLVLQKLVDFYGSQSQENRDGV; from the coding sequence ATGGGCTCGAAGCCGAGAATCCCCGCCCCCACCGCCGTCGGAAGGCTGAAGAGAAGGCTCTCAAACTCCAGCAGACGACTCAGGAAGCGCCAGCTCTGTCCGCGTAGCTCCACGCACATTGGAggcgccgctgccgctgccgccgcctcgTCCGTCTCCGGCAAGCTCGCGGCTCTCAGGAACCTCATCCCCTCCGCAATCGCGGATACGAAGCCCGACCAGCTGTTCCGGGAAACCGCCGACTACATCGTGCTCCTCGAGACTCAGGTGCTTGTTTTGCAGAAATTGGTGGATTTTTACGGATCGCAATCTCAGGAAAATCGCGACGGTGTGTAG
- the LOC130989664 gene encoding UDP-glycosyltransferase 83A1-like, with translation MGRAHVVAIPYPAQGHVIPMMELAQCLAKNGVRVTFVNTESNHRRVVEALPMQMEELLDLVSVPDGLDCWEDRMDFAKSVEALGRVLPPELQALIQSINATQTDAVTCIVTDVFMAGITQAYESFRLIKRAAFLPAAAALLALTTSADKLVDDGIIDTNGTPLQSEPIRLSPSMPAVNPNHFAWLCLPDLASRKLIFQSVVDNNKSAKLADFLICNSSSALEPAALGFLGNCRPIGPLLGRQAGHFWPENPTCLSWLDRQPPSSVVYVAFGSFTLLDPVQFRELALGLELTGMPFLWVVRQDVGEAEGPYPDGFEERVRGRGKTVGWAPQQRVLAHPAVACFVTHCGWNSTVESISSGVPVLCWPYFADQFLNETYVVDEWGVGVRLERDGGGVIGREEIRRKVEVVLGDGGYKKRMVELQGKTLATSAEGGSSHANLCDFIDWIKEE, from the exons ATGGGGAGAGCTCACGTGGTGGCGATTCCGTATCCAGCGCAAGGGCACGTGATTCCGATGATGGAGCTCGCGCAGTGCCTAGCGAAGAACGGCGTGAGAGTGACGTTCGTGAACACGGAGTCGAACCACCGGCGGGTGGTGGAGGCGCTGCCGATGCAGATGGAAGAGCTGCTGGATTTGGTTTCGGTGCCGGACGGTCTGGATTGCTGGGAAGATCGCATGGATTTCGCCAAGTCGGTGGAGGCGCTGGGCAGGGTGCTGCCGCCGGAGCTGCAGGCGCTCATCCAATCCATAAACGCCACGCAGACCGACGCCGTCACCTGCATCGTCACTGACGTTTTCATGGCCGGGATCACGCAGGCCTACGAGAGCTTCCGACTGATCAAGCGAGCAGCGTTCCTCCCCGCGGCAGCCGCGCTGCTCGCCTTAACCACCAGCGCCGACAAACTCGTCGACGATGGAATCATTGACACCAACG GAACTCCGCTGCAGAGCGAGCCAATCCGGCTGTCTCCCTCCATGCCGGCTGTGAACCCAAACCACTTCGCCTGGCTATGCCTCCCCGACTTAGCCTCTCGCAAACTCATCTTCCAATCCGTAGTCGACAACAACAAATCAGCGAAGCTCGCCGACTTCCTAATCTGCAACTCCTCCTCCGCGCTGGAGCCCGCCGCCCTCGGCTTCCTCGGCAACTGCCGCCCCATCGGCCCCCTCCTCGGCAGGCAGGCGGGCCACTTCTGGCCCGAAAACCCCACCTGCCTATCCTGGCTCGACCGGCAGCCGCCCAGCTCCGTCGTCTACGTAGCCTTCGGCAGCTTCACgctcctggacccggtccagttCCGGGAGCTGGCCCTCGGCCTCGAGCTCACCGGCATGCCCTTCCTCTGGGTGGTGAGGCAGGACGTAGGCGAGGCCGAGGGCCCCTACCCGGACGGGTTCGAGGAGCGGGTCCGGGGGCGGGGGAAGACGGTGGGGTGGGCCCCGCAGCAGCGGGTGCTGGCCCACCCGGCCGTGGCCTGCTTCGTGACGCACTGTGGATGGAACTCGACCGTGGAGAGCATCAGCAGCGGCGTGCCCGTGCTGTGCTGGCCTTACTTCGCGGACCAGTTCCTCAACGAGACGTACGTCGTTGACgagtggggggtgggggtgaggCTGGAGAGGGACGGCGGCGGAGTGATTGGGAGGGAGGAGATAAGGAGGAAGGTGGAGGTGGTTTTGGGAGATGGAGGCTATAAGAAACGGATGGTGGAGCTTCAAGGCAAGACGTTGGCTACTAGTGCTGAAGGTGGCTCCTCTCATGCTAATTTATGTGATTTCATAGATTGGATTAAGGAAGAGTAG